The window AGAAAGCAGAAGGCAGAAGGAAAACATAGCGATTGCGTTCGAAGCATTCTGACCTCTGACCATCTGCTTTCTGCTTTCTGCTTTCTGCTTTCTGCCTTCTGCCTTCTGCCTTCTGCCTTCTGCCTTCTGCCTTCTGCCTTCTATCTGTCTACGCCGAGCCGCGGGCCATTTGTCCAACCTCTTCAGCAAAGTGACACGCCGCAAGGTGATTGGTTGCGATCTCGCGTAGCGGCGGCTCGTCCTTGCAGACTTCCTGCACAAACGAGCAGCGTGTCCGAAAGCGGCAACCCGAGGGAAAGTCTAACGGACTCGGCACCGAGCCGGGGATGACCGCAAGCTCTTTCTTCCTTTCGCCAAGCGTCGGGAGCGAGCGAAATAGCCCGTGGGTGTAGGGATGCTTCGGACTTTCGAACAGCGGTGCAACCCGCGCCGACTCGACGATCTTGCCGGCGTACATCACCGCGACACGATCGCAAGTTTCAGCGACTACTCCCAGGTCGTGAGTGATCAGCAGTATCGACATATTCAGCTCGCCTTGAAGCTCGTTCAGCAGCTCGAGTATCTGCGCTTGAATCGTGACGTCCAGGGCGGTGGTTGGCTCATCGGCGATCAGCAGCGAGGGCCGGCACACAAGGGCCATCGCGATCATTGCTCGCTGTTTCATACCGCCTGACATCTGATGCGGGTACTCGTGAAAACGAGTCTCCGGCGAAGGGATTCCGACACGCCGCAGCATATCGATCGCGATCTCCCGCGACTCGCGTCTCGATGTCTTGCGGTGCTCGCGAATCGCTTCGGCGACCTGCGCGCCGATTGACATTATCGGGTTGAGCGACGACATAGGCTCCTGAAATATCATCGAGATCAGGTTGCCTCGCACGCGGCGCATAGCCTTGTCGTCCAGCGCCAGCAGATTCTCGCCGCGAAAATCGATCTCGCCGCCCTCATACCGGGCAGGAGGCACCGGCAGTAGCTTAAGAATCGAATAGGCGGTGACGGATTTGCCGCAGCCGCTCTCGCCCACGAGCCCCAATGTTTCTCCGGGTGCGATGTCCAGGCTCACGCCATCGACTGCCTTCAGAATGCCGTCCTCGGTGTGGAAATAGACGCGCAGGCCGGAAACCCGAAGCAATTGCGGATTGCGAATTGCGGATTGCGGATTTGAGATTTCACACTTCAAGATTTCAGACTTGGAAATCATTAGTTAGCCTTTTAAATCTTACCCGCGATATTGAGAGACGCGTGTCAAATCCGAAATCCGCAATTCTTTTCACTTTTTTTTTGGTGTGAGTATCTCGCTTGCCAGATGAATCTGCTCTTGCCCCTGATCGCGCACGCGGCGAGCGAGATCGGACAGCGTCTCGTCCTTCTCCTGGGTCGCGAGCTTGATAACCATCGGCAGGTTCACCCCGGTGACCACCTCAACCGGCGCCCGTCCCAGGAAGCTTGCAGCGATATTCGTAGGCGTTCCGCCGAACATGTCAGTTAGCAAAAGCACGCCGCCACCGGCGTCCACTCGCTGGATGGCGCGTTCGATCTCTTCGCGCGCTACGTCGACGTCATCGTGCCATCCGATCGAAACCGCGATGACATGGTTTATCTCGCCGACGATCATTTCCGCCGACGAGACCAGCTCGTTGGCCAGTTGTCCATGGGTGACTATTACTCCGCCTATCATAGAATGCACCGAGGCGTGATGGGTGATGCGTGATCCCTGATCCGTGATGCGTGATCCGTGATGCGTGATCCGTGAAACCCGAAGGTTTTTTCTGAGTCACGCATCACCATCACGCATCACTTTTCTCACTCATCACTGTTCTCACGCATCACGTTTCACGCTCCCTGTATCTCTGTTCGTCCTTATCAATGTCCTGGTGAACTACCTTTGACTTGTAGCCCAACTCGTTCAGCCGTTTGTCAATCGTCTCCGCGACCATGACTGATCGGTGGCGGCCGCCGGTGCATCCGATGCCGACGGTGAGGTAGCTCTTTCCCTCGCGCTGAAACCGCGGCAGCAAATACGCGAGCAGCTCGGTGAATCGCGCGATAGTATCCTCGACCTCACTCTCGGATTGCAAGTACTGGATGACCGAGGGGTCGCGCCCGGTGAGCGGCCGCAGCTCAGGAATGAAGTGCGGGTTCGTCAGAAACCTTACGTCAAACACCATATCCAGCCCCCGTGGCGAGCCGTGCCTGAACCCGAACGACAAGATCGTCACGCTCAACTCGTGAGCCCCGCCCTTATCAGCGAAACGATCCTTTATCACATCGCGCAGCGTGTGCACCGTTTGCTCCGAAGTATCGATAACGTGATCCGCAAGGTCGCGAATCTCCGAGAGCAGTTCGCGCTCTTGCCTGATTGCATGAAGCACGTTTTGATCGGGCAGCGGATGGGGCCGCCGCGTCTCGCTATAGCGCCTGAGAAGAACTTCGTCGTCCGCTTCCAGGAACAGCACCGTAACGTTGACGCCTCTTTCCCTCAGTTCGTCGTGCATTCGCGGGAACAAACCAAGGAATTCGCCCGAGCGCACATCGACTACGAAAGCCGTGCGGTCGATTTCGCTGGAGTCATCGCACAGCTTGACGAAGGTGGGGATGAGTTGAGCTGGAAGGTTGTCAATCGCAAAGTAGCCGAGGTCTTCACAGGCCTTGAGCGCCGAGGACATCCCCGACCCCGAGACGCCGGTTATGATGACGACAGAAACAGGCATAAGAACTCAGAAGGCAGAAAGCCGTAGGCAGAAGGCAGCAGCTTCTTTCTGCCTTCTGCCTTCTGCTTACTGCCTTCTGTCATTTCACGGTTCGATAAGACCGAAGTTCCCGTCCGTGCGGCTGTAGAGCACGCCGACTCTATTCGTTTCGGCGTCGCGAAACACGATGAATTGATCGTCCGAGTCCGCCAGTATTATCGCAGCCTCTTCGGGTGTCATCGGCTTCACGCGGTAACGCCGCTGAACAATTATGCGCGGCGCGTTAGGAGCCGCTTCGATTGTGCCGCCCGGGACCGGCGCGACTTCTCTCGCCGGTTGGCGTCCGCGTTTCTTTGCTTGAAATTTCTCTTTGAGCCGCAGCCCTTGCTTCTGAACCCTGGCTGCCGCCGCCGCCACCGACTGGGTCAAGTCGCCGTTCTCTCCGACCGCCGTGAAAACGTTATCGCGCCAGTACACAACGATCTCGGTCCGCTTGCGATGCTTCTCAGCCGAAACCGTTACATGCGCACGGATCGGCGCTGAATCAAGCACTCGATCGAGCTTCCCAAGTTCCTTCCGAACCAGTTCCTCTATCGACGGTGTTATTTCAATATGGCGACCGGTGAACTCGAATTCCATCTACGATTCTCCCTCTTGGTCTCAGATGTCGGATTTCGGATTGCGGATTTGTAGATGCCATCTTCATCGGAGATTGCCGGCTCTGTGTCTAAATCCGAAGTCCGCATTGGTCAGACGATGGCACGGCGCTCTCGCGAGCCGGGTATGCGCATCTGGTCGCGGTACTTTGCAATAGTCCGGCGGCTCATCTTGACGCCTTCCCTGGCCAGACGTTTGGTTACTTCGTCATCGGTAATGGGGTGGTGGGGGTCTTCCATTTCGATCATCTTCTTGATCTTCAGCTTGAGCACGCGCGTGGAAACATCCTCGCCGCTGTCACTTCTCATTCCCTCTGTAAAGAACCGGCGCAATTCGTAGACTCCCTGCGGCGTGTTCACGTACTTGCGATTCACGACGCGCGAGACTGTGCTGAGGTGCATACCGATGTCTTCGGCAATGTCCTTCAACATCATCGGCTTCAGGTGCTCGATGCCATGATCGAGAAAGTCACTCTGACGATCTACTATCGAGTGGCACACGCGATAGATGGTCTGCCGCCGGTGCTCGATGTTCTTCAACAAATCGACTGCGGAACGGAACCGCTCCTTGATGTAATCGCGAGTCTCCTTTGACGAGTCCTTCGACTCCATCATCTGGCGATAGGTTCTGTTGATGCGCAGGTGCGGCAAGCCGTCGTCTTCGAAGCGAATGATGTAATCATCGCCAACCTTTTCAATCGTGACTTCGGGGACCACCGGCTGCGCTTCCTCGGACGAGTATTTGCGGCCCGGCTTTGGATCGAGCTTCTTGATGACCTCCACCTCTTCGAGCACCTGCTCGAGCGGCACGCCGAGCGTCTTCGCCAGTTCGGGCAGCCTATGAGTCTGGAGACTCTCGAGATGATCGCGCACCATCTGGACCGCCAGCCTATCACCGAAACCGTAATAGTCGAGTTGAATCAGCAGCGATTCGCGCACGTCGCGCGCCGCGC is drawn from Acidobacteriota bacterium and contains these coding sequences:
- a CDS encoding ABC transporter ATP-binding protein, with the protein product MISKSEILKCEISNPQSAIRNPQLLRVSGLRVYFHTEDGILKAVDGVSLDIAPGETLGLVGESGCGKSVTAYSILKLLPVPPARYEGGEIDFRGENLLALDDKAMRRVRGNLISMIFQEPMSSLNPIMSIGAQVAEAIREHRKTSRRESREIAIDMLRRVGIPSPETRFHEYPHQMSGGMKQRAMIAMALVCRPSLLIADEPTTALDVTIQAQILELLNELQGELNMSILLITHDLGVVAETCDRVAVMYAGKIVESARVAPLFESPKHPYTHGLFRSLPTLGERKKELAVIPGSVPSPLDFPSGCRFRTRCSFVQEVCKDEPPLREIATNHLAACHFAEEVGQMARGSA
- a CDS encoding PTS sugar transporter subunit IIA, which codes for MIGGVIVTHGQLANELVSSAEMIVGEINHVIAVSIGWHDDVDVAREEIERAIQRVDAGGGVLLLTDMFGGTPTNIAASFLGRAPVEVVTGVNLPMVIKLATQEKDETLSDLARRVRDQGQEQIHLASEILTPKKK
- the rpoN gene encoding RNA polymerase factor sigma-54 — its product is MSVKPHLSTSLSQRLVLTPQMRQRIELLAMTKLELADMVQTELSANPVLDEVAPGEGVDDNSPLADELAAVDATTADITSPGEKAATQPAATDGGLTESPSPGEAPNVTTSATESSPVDGEAEPERERDPFEEVDFGSTFEEYLDPGYKTHEYEAKDEVSFENMLTRRDSLREQLIWQLHLTGAADEVRAAGEAIIGNLDENTGFLDATVEEIAAMGPWEIETVEQAVAVVQRLDPVGCAARDVRESLLIQLDYYGFGDRLAVQMVRDHLESLQTHRLPELAKTLGVPLEQVLEEVEVIKKLDPKPGRKYSSEEAQPVVPEVTIEKVGDDYIIRFEDDGLPHLRINRTYRQMMESKDSSKETRDYIKERFRSAVDLLKNIEHRRQTIYRVCHSIVDRQSDFLDHGIEHLKPMMLKDIAEDIGMHLSTVSRVVNRKYVNTPQGVYELRRFFTEGMRSDSGEDVSTRVLKLKIKKMIEMEDPHHPITDDEVTKRLAREGVKMSRRTIAKYRDQMRIPGSRERRAIV
- the rapZ gene encoding RNase adapter RapZ produces the protein MPVSVVIITGVSGSGMSSALKACEDLGYFAIDNLPAQLIPTFVKLCDDSSEIDRTAFVVDVRSGEFLGLFPRMHDELRERGVNVTVLFLEADDEVLLRRYSETRRPHPLPDQNVLHAIRQERELLSEIRDLADHVIDTSEQTVHTLRDVIKDRFADKGGAHELSVTILSFGFRHGSPRGLDMVFDVRFLTNPHFIPELRPLTGRDPSVIQYLQSESEVEDTIARFTELLAYLLPRFQREGKSYLTVGIGCTGGRHRSVMVAETIDKRLNELGYKSKVVHQDIDKDEQRYRERET
- the raiA gene encoding ribosome-associated translation inhibitor RaiA, whose product is MEFEFTGRHIEITPSIEELVRKELGKLDRVLDSAPIRAHVTVSAEKHRKRTEIVVYWRDNVFTAVGENGDLTQSVAAAAARVQKQGLRLKEKFQAKKRGRQPAREVAPVPGGTIEAAPNAPRIIVQRRYRVKPMTPEEAAIILADSDDQFIVFRDAETNRVGVLYSRTDGNFGLIEP